From one Lotus japonicus ecotype B-129 chromosome 3, LjGifu_v1.2 genomic stretch:
- the LOC130748548 gene encoding light-regulated protein, chloroplastic, with product MQAASYITPQSRIPSMTFSPTVSSFASLRNHYHVLCVPKLAIVKTPNCLPLKGAATNDTSTVDYNSITSVFPAEACEVTGGDACNVEMYPEAKLKPEGRDIKATTRELVDREYLDYNDPKTVFIEEACDDLGGEFCEPQYKSGL from the exons ATGCAGGCTGCTTCCTACATTACACCACAATCAAGAATCCCTTCTATGACTTTTTCACCAACCGTATCCAGTTTTGCCTCTCTAAGGAACCATTATCATGTTCTATGTGTCCCAAAATTGGCTATAGTGAAGACTCCCAATTGTCTTCCCCTTAAAGGAGCAGCAACAAATGACACCTCAACAGTTGATTACAACTCCATCACCTC TGTTTTTCCAGCTGAGGCCTGTGAGGTAACGGGAGGAGATGCATGTAATGTTGAAATGTACCCTGAAGCGAAGCTTAAACCTGAAGGCAGGGACATCAAGGCCACAACTAGGGAGCTTGTGGATAGAGAGTACCTTGATTACAATGATCCCAAAAC GGTGTTCATAGAAGAGGCTTGTGATGATCTTGGAGGAGAGTTTTGTGAACCTCAATACAAGTCAGGATTGTAA